Within the Telopea speciosissima isolate NSW1024214 ecotype Mountain lineage chromosome 4, Tspe_v1, whole genome shotgun sequence genome, the region tctcaaagagaGATATTTTGGTGGAAAAATTGGTCCATATCAAATTATAAGAAAGCTAATCATAAAAGATATGCACACACACGCACCACACATGGACGAACACAGGGCTTTAATATAAAGGTTTGTTTCCTCTCAAATTCAACTTTTATTTTACACGTACACAACGTAACACAGACACAAACAGAAGCAGAAGCACAGGGTTTTCACAAACAGATACTCGCATGAGCACCCAAGGGGGGAGGATAATTGATTCATTTGGAGagtgttttgttttattaatcgaaaaaacaaagaagaagaagagattaatATAAAGGATCTAGTTTTCCTTCAGCCCAGCAAAGAGAAACCTCTCATTACCCTTCATTTCAACCTTAAGAAGGGTATTTTAAACCTTTGATAATTAATAAGAGGCGAGAGTAAATTATGCTATTCATTATTCTACGAGTTCAATCATAACGTTAAATACCTTGGATAAAATTAGGTGACAAAAACTTTCTCCATGGTATAAATATATCattggtttcttttcttttctttttttttgtttgagttaaatTAAAAGATCGAGcatccctccacccacggtccATTCACCATGGGGCAGGAGAGGATGGAAAAAGGTACGAGAATATTTTGGAAcaaaccaaaaccctaggaaggATTTATGAATCCTAAAATAGTGGGTGAACCGACCTCTATAGGTgaagggaaacttagtccttaTTTGAATATGTTATTGGATTAAAGAGAGAATGGTGTTTATATGCCATGGGATTAGTGGGTTAAAAAAAGAagtaatataaaaaaaagttgCTTATTTGTCCTTGACCTCCCAACTCAATCTTGGATTATTTTAAGCTCCGTATTCCATCAACCCATACACTTCGTAGTACGTAATTTGTCCTCTCTTCCTTCAATTCATGGTTTTAAATATAAACGCCATTAACCACCACACACCAAATGGTCTCCCATAGCTTCTGGGTTTTGAAGCATTACATTAAAATAGGAGTACTTAACCCATACTTCAAATAGctccaaaagggaaaaaaataaaaagaggttGCTTAATCTAAATCCATAAAACTAAACCTCTGGTGACTAATGCGACGATTAaattaattttccttttattttattttttttatttaggatATGGTTGGAGTTGGGAAAATTTTCGTTTTGATAACATGTGAGACAATATAGAAAGATCTCTGTACATACAGACAAGAGACATGTGTAGCTCTTCTCAGATAAGAGCTAACAGCCTAACACCTCCTATTGCCGTTGTAGGGTCACatcctagaaaaaaaaaaatccctctgCATTTCCTTAATCTTGTGGTGGAGTTAGCGGTTAAGAGCTCAACATGTGAAAAATGAAACATCCAATGCTGTCGAGCTGTTAGATGAAGAATCTTTCAATATTGAGCTCTCAGGCCCAAACTACAAAAGACCGCAAGAAGAAAGAATtgcaaaggattttaatccccCACCCTTATTTGTACATGCAGCAGGTGGTTCAGGTCAGTCTAGAGCTTTGTATATGACGACGAAACATGGAAGAATAGCCTTGGGATTGAAGACGAAGAGTTCCTCGAGATTCGTGTATGCCCCGGCATCCCCGGCGACGGAATCGTAAGTGCCGGTGGCCGACCCACTCTCCTCGTCTGGCGGCGCATCGTCCGCGATACGCTTCACCCTCCCCGCTATCACCCGGCAAACCAGCATGGCCCGTCTTCCCTCCGTACAACTAACTATAAGGGAGTCGTGGGCCCTACCGCTGCTGGCGGTAGTGCGCACCCCCTTGCCATCGTGCGCCTTTCCTGAGAACCCGTGCCTTATGATGGTGCACACGCCGCATCCCGGTATGGTACTGCACAGGGTTGAAGATCCCCGTGCGCCCAGTGCGCACGTTAAGGTGGTGCAGTGGAACCTTAGTAGCTCGTTCCCGTCGGCGGCGCACCTGGGATTCTTCTTGGCGTTACTGCTCACACGTGCCTTGACTACGTCCCTGCAGTCCTCGAACCGTTGGATCGTTTTCTGAGTATTGTGAACCTTTAATATCCGTTCGATCTTACAGATCGGGTTATCCTTCTTCAACCAGCTCGATTTGAAGATTATCTCAACTATGTTACGCCCTGAATCTTCAGGCCCCAACTCCATAACTGCACTTATTGAATTCAAAGTAAAATTTCGTAAACCCAACAACCAAACGAGGCCGAAGAGTTAGAAATTATAGCTTAAAATACTTTAATACCCTTCATTGATTGAAGTATGTGGCTTTTAAGTCAGTAAAGGCCAAGGGCAATTAGATAATTCCATGGAAACATCTTCTCcataaaaaatagaatatttGCCAAAAAAGCAAGAAATTAAGGATTACCAGCATGCCTGACTGCTTGATGAAGCTCCAGGATTTCAATCTTGGGGAAGACCTCTCCACATTGAGGGCAAGCACAGATACTAGTCCTTGGAGATGGGtacctgtgtttttttttttttttttggttttcatgAAAGTTACTATAAATATTATTTCTCACACTAATTAAACCAAATTAAACAAGAATATAGGAGATTAGCACCTGCTAGGATCAATAATGGTATGACACTCGTAACAACCAGAAAGCTTCCTTAATTGCATTCCtctggaagaggaagaagagtaaGTTCCTCCATTGTTGGACCTAGTGGAAGCTGACGATCGAGTTGAAGAACCAGTCACCAGTTTCCGGCTAAGAAGAGCAGTTTCCTGACCAAGAGAGCTGTTCTCCGGTGAGTTATCAGCCCTGTCCACCACTCTCGTGTTCCCATGAACCACATCTCGGAAACTACAAATAGATCTACAAGAAGAACCCAGCTTCGTGTACCCACCAACGATGATGTTCTTTGAAGGGTCTTGGACTTTTGAAGCTTCGATCTGTTTGCATGTGAGCAAGCTCTTGATTTGATCCCATGAAGAGCGTTGCTTCCCTTGCTTCTCCTGTTTACTCTTTCGTTTAGgggtttgttgttgtttgggCGTTGTGGTCATTGTTGGTACGAAAGTGGAGATACCCATGAAAAGAAGagcaagaaaatagaagagaagaagtgttGCAAAAGGAGCTCGTCTCTCACTTATGGCTTCCCTGCCTGGTTCTTCACTCggagttggagagagagagagagaggaagatgggGACACATTGAGAATCGAGAATGCTTTTATTAAGGGTGGTGGAAGGGATCCAAGGCACTGGTACTAGTACTATAGGGAGGAActttatttcttcctctttgctTCACTTTTTATGTAATACTACTTAGTGCAACTCTCATACAATCTTACCTTACAGCTTGcatgaacttgaagagtttGAGCATTTGACTTTTCTGTATCATAAAGTCAAGGAGTCAAACTTTCTAAAAAAGAGTAGTATGATTGAATGGTTAGGATTGCCTCATGGGCATGGCCCACTGCCCCACAATCCAGGGCTTTAGAATAGGCTTGCGGGATGCTGGTCCTGGTGGAGTTGGACGGCTCGGTGTAAGGCTGTAAGTTTTGGACGATGGGTTCGTCATTTGTACTTTGTAGGTAAGCTCAGGAACTTCCTCTTTTGGTTGGAACTATTTATTAGTACTTTATGCCTTTTCACTTTAATTATTATATGTTtcattaggaaaaaaaaaagtgttttattatttttttttttttttttttttttttttttttgtgttaaagGGATATCGATTGATTAGCCCGAATACACGTGGTGGATGAGTCAAATGTTTCAAACAACTACGAAGTGGAATTAGGCCATACTGTTGTACATGGTGTTGACAGTGTCTTTTGGGCTAGAGAATCAATTTCATGTTGCCATCCCTAGAGACATAGGAAAAGGAACAATTCAAAACACAAGAACTCAAAAACCTGACATCTGAGATAATAGGTTTCAAAGACATTGTTTTATTATATATTAGGATGAGGGTTTTCTGAGCAAGCTGTGTATATAGGGAGTGCACCAATGATGTGTGATATGGCGATGAAATAGTATCGTACATAGGAGTGCAATGAGGTCATCATCTCATTTTGCTATCGGTTGTTATTATGTTTTTGTATTCGTAGATTCATTTGTTTCATTCACGATCTCGATAATTGAGTTTTAATTAGAATTAATctactaaaacaaataaagttggGAAGGAAATTACAATCTCATGAAAATACAATCTCGTAATGTCAAATATGACACCTTTCAACCATTTTTACAGAACTAAACAAAAACACATGATTTTAGGGTTAAGTATGGTTTATATGCGGTTCATGCAGGTTATACTTTGTACAGTTCCATTCAAATTGACAATTTCTAGTTTTACCTCGAACCAAATCGAATGAAAGTTCacttttaaacccaaaatgaatcGGATTTTTAAGTTCGAATTCCTATTTCAATTTTGTTccaattctaaattgacacctttAGAATCTTCATGCTACATGTTTATATTGTCATCTTACATGTCAAACCAATAGAAAACTCACAAAATAATACATCtagtgaggagagagaagaaggatccacatatttaatttttttataaaaaaaggcTAATTGTTCTCTATGCCAAGGGCGTAGGCTaagcctagacacatggggattGGGTAAAATGATTGCCCTTCCCCTTGAATGGCGGAAATACCGCCCCCATGATTTCTATGGTATTTCTAGAATAGTAAGAGTACACGCTACACGTTTATATTGCCATCGTTCGTGTGGAACCCCACCCCAACACTATATTAAATTGACATATAAAAAACTGCAAAATGTCAAGGAATCCAGACCAGCTTGAATTCATTAATCTAAACCCCGGCCGTCATTCACAATAAAGAAAAGTTCTGGCTTAAGTTAGGGCAAGTAGGTGAACATGCATCAAGAAAAAAGAGGagttgtgaagaagaagaagaagatatgatcACATGATGGAAAGAGACGAAttgaagagggggggggggggaatatgaAGAGAGGATACATACGGAATTAATGTCATCATCAGACCCATCACGACGGTGATATTTATAGTGGGCTGCATGTGGCTAGCTcagccttctctctctctctctcgctagtAATCAAGTATGGTAGCACTTTGGCATTTGGGTTCTGGGTTTTGTAGTGTTGTTCTTGGCCTCAAACCCTCAAATTCTTAATAACCCCACAGAgagagtagtagtagtagctaGATTTCACCATATTTGTCTGGGCACTTCTTGTCGCCGACAGTGAAGAATATACAGTGCGGGTCAAGTCCAAGCGTATCCATATATATTAATTACCCAAATCCAGTTATAAAGCCTGCATCTCTGCTTTTAACTTTGTCCATGTTCAGACTCCCTTATACAAAGTGGTTGATTTTGTAAACCACAAGCCAAATGCCAAAGAAACTTTATATATACCTAGCAAGATGGAACTTCGCCATATCTTGATCTTCATACAAATTAACAAAAATGttaggaaaatatatatatatatatatatatatggtttgtataaggagaaaattttcctcaTCACAtcattctagggttcacaaacctctataggattttagtatgttcttcAAAACACCCTCCAGTTACCCTATGGACATCTGAAACTGCCGCGGTGAATAGATTCCCTTCACTgtgctgaaggaaaactcggccCTTTATAATAATATCCaataattaagaaattataaaatacATAGAATGACACCcgggggtaaaatggtaaaataatAGTTATTTGTAGGGTTGTCAAATGAAACCAGTTCTGTTGAACATGttgaaaataacaaaacaaaacaaaacgtATCCAGAGTCCAATCCAAGTAGATGTTGTGCGGCTAACATTTAACTTTTACTTTTGAATTTAATTCctcctcccccctctctctcttgtttgtaTGAGCATAGTAGTAAGTTGGTAAACGGTAAAACTGTCATTagcctctttttttcttttgagggtAAGGGTCATTAGGTTGCAAGCATAGCTAACTTGTTGGAGAAACATTCGACAAGCTAATAAGCCCTTTTTAAGATCGACCACTTTTGACCGTTACAACTTAGATTCGTACTTATTAATTTGTGTCAAATCCCGTTTGACGCATTTGCTTTTGAGTTTTTGATTGCTGTCTGGTGTCTCCTACCAACCTGTGTTTAAAGCTTTAAATGACTGTTATAAGGATGGTTAAACCATGATTTGTCCGTTAGGATTTTGGACTGTTCATGAATACCATGACACGTTGCCTAAATATATAAATTGGAAATCATTGATTTGTATATCAATTAGGtcttttttataataaaattttggaaaagagaATGTCACGCGGTCGTGCAGCGCACACCACCTTACATCCTGAGTCCCTAATAtaagggatctttatcacctccagtttgctgaccggcccagttccccagttcctctaacaaagtggggctgaaatgacctctctacccatgcccaaacaccctgctcgggtgggatccaccatccccctattagaggaactggggaactgggccggttagcaaactggaggtgataattttccctaatataAGGGTGTGTAAAATGACTGTCGTACTCCCTGACCAGGGgtgtggcagtcattttgcACACTCCTGTGTCAGGCGTAAGGGTGGCATGTCTGCCATGActaggtggcgttctttctccctaaaaaacTCAACTTTTTAATAATCTTTTATCCTATATGCaagattcttttgttttttctataCCATGTATGATGGTAATAACTCATTGTTAACCTGCATGATTGGATCTTTATTCCCTCAAGTttcctgcccggtacagttcgtacaattcctctcataggaggtggaaatgaccaccttatcctgTACCCGGGTGGGGTAcaacccccttccccccccccccccccctcccccctctcttattagaggcattaaGGAAAGGATAACTTTCCCTGCATGATTACACAAAGAATATCAATAAAGAGATAGCGAGAATCGTAGCTGGGCTAGGCTGGGCTGGCTCAAgtccaagcccaagcccaatgCAGCGCACCTGTTTTGCAGATGGTTTTGGGATGTCAGGGTTGAAATCTGAGATACCATAGCTGGGTCAAAGCTTAGGCCTTAGCTATTAGTCCAGCCCAGCCAGGCAAAAccggttttaaaaaaaaattaaaattaaaattttgaatatatataataggTTTTGTccagttcaaacaaaaaaatcagaatATAATTGGTTTTTATTAGTTTGTGTGGTCTTGGTTTCTAATTGGTTATTCGTCTGGACCTAATAGTTAACCAGTCCAAGATCAGACTAATCAATTATCTATACTtcaaaaatggagaaaattgGTCAATTTTTGGATCTAATCGATTGGTTCCAGTTTAAGTTTTCAGTCCTGGTCTAGGTTGACAGTTTTATTTGCAACGCTACTTATGATAAAAGTTTCTCCTCACCGTGGGTGAAGAAAATTCAGTCCTTGTATAATGCAAAGTCTGAAATTGCCCTTGACATTATTTCAATAGTTCCATTTCAACCATCAGAACCTATGGATTAAgtgattctctcttcaccacaAATGAAAAAACTCGGTCTAAAATTTGTCATTTTCAGATTCTCAGGCAACTTTTcaataataatcttcaaatcTGAGCACCACCTTGACATACCTATTCGTGGGCTTTGGCAAGATGACCTTATTTCCCtggtcatttttattttatactcTCACTACAGTTATCAAGAGGGCagaagaattagggtttttccaTGGAGAAATGGTGCGGCATAGAAGTCCTCTAGTTACCCATCTTATTTTTGTCGATGAGTGTCTCTTCTTTTCCCGGGTGAAGTTAGACGAAATTACAGTCCTTAAAACAGTGTCTTGACTTGTATTGTAATGCAAAAGGTCAAGACATCAACCTCCAACAATCCAATCTCACTTTCAGCCCAAATACACATGCATGTCAAGTACTCCAAGAATGGAAATGTAGCCTATTGTCTCATGCAGGCAAAGAAGTGCTCCTGAAAAAGGAGATTGCTCAAATGTCTAATTTTGCAGGTTCCCATGTCAATCTgcctatatctttccatgactCTATCAAGAAAAGTTgcctccaattttttttggggtgaatctAAAATAAGCTAAAAATCCATTGGGTCCCATGGTCGTGACTATGCCATTTAAAGCAGCATGGTGAAAGGATACAAGGATGTAAAATCAAGCTTTATCAGCAAAGGGGGCCTGACGGTTGGGGTCCTCCCCCGGAGTCACATGAGCCCACTTCATCAAGGCTATTTACTTTCCACCATGTGATTTTCTTCAAGCTCGCCTGGGTAAAAGCCATCATGGGGATGGTGTAACCTATTGGAAGGGACAAAATTACTATTACAAAACTTACTATGGCACATTGGAGATGGATCACTCATGAATATTTGATGTGATAGTTGGGTGCCAATCCAACCTCATTCCAAAGTGAAGCACCTGAAACCAGATCCTTGCCCATTACATTTTGTTTCAGATATTATTGATCCTATAAGTAGATCATGGAAGGTTGATTTGTTCAAACAGTATTTCCATCCAGAGGATAGAGATGCAATTCTCGAAATAAATTTGAGCCTATATCCTAGTGAAGATAGACAAATTTGGGGTGCATCCAAGACAGGGGTGTTTGGTTTAGTAGTTCTATAACATATAACCTTCCAACGAATTAGGTACCCAAGTTTTTAGATTGGTTGAATAGTTGGGTTTCTTATATCGCCAAAATAAGAAAGTTGCACGTGAATTTCTATCGTGTACTTCTTTCTTGTATTGGTACCTTTGGAGAGTGAGAAATGATTATATGTTCAACAATAAAAATTGGACCCCACAAGAGGTAATCACAGTGGCCAAGCGAGTCTTTCTTGAGTTCCATGATGCATCTAGTGGTGGCTACACATCGATATTCGCATCTTCTAGTGTTCGAGTGCCCTTTGTGCCTAGTGCGCCTGTTGATAATACTCGATATTCTCAATTGGACAGTTCCTCATAATTGTGATGCAATGCTGGGAAATAGAAGTTCAAAGAGTGGTCTAGGCTTCATTTTTTGAGATCATAGGGGCTATCAAGTGAAGATGATCTCGTCTCCACTTCACTTTAGATCGGCGATTTAGGGTGAAACTATTGCAGTTTACAATTCGATGAACTCTTGTAGAAGCCATAGCTGCTGGTTTCACtcaacttcaaatggaattGGATTACAAGGAGGTGATCAATTATATCCATGACCATAACCGAATTCTACCTTCTGAAATTTCTGTTGTAATTTCAGATATTAGAAGACTATCCTCTTCTTTTGGCTCTATTTCTTTTCAATGCATTCTATGGGCTATGAATGGTATTTCAGATGCCCTAGCTAAGAAGACAATCTCTATTATGTGTGTGATAGATGGCCAAATTCCACTCCATGGTTTCATGATCTTTGCGAATCAGAAGCTTTATGCTGCACACATTCtatccttttaccaaaaaacaaaaaaaatcaatcaaaaacatTAAATGACTTTGTGATGCCAATAAACATGGATTGGTTATATCAGGCCAGATTGAATCTTTTTTGCCTTCCAagattttaattcattttttactattttgtcctcattg harbors:
- the LOC122658741 gene encoding uncharacterized protein LOC122658741, encoding MGISTFVPTMTTTPKQQQTPKRKSKQEKQGKQRSSWDQIKSLLTCKQIEASKVQDPSKNIIVGGYTKLGSSCRSICSFRDVVHGNTRVVDRADNSPENSSLGQETALLSRKLVTGSSTRSSASTRSNNGGTYSSSSSRGMQLRKLSGCYECHTIIDPSRYPSPRTSICACPQCGEVFPKIEILELHQAVRHAVMELGPEDSGRNIVEIIFKSSWLKKDNPICKIERILKVHNTQKTIQRFEDCRDVVKARVSSNAKKNPRCAADGNELLRFHCTTLTCALGARGSSTLCSTIPGCGVCTIIRHGFSGKAHDGKGVRTTASSGRAHDSLIVSCTEGRRAMLVCRVIAGRVKRIADDAPPDEESGSATGTYDSVAGDAGAYTNLEELFVFNPKAILPCFVVIYKALD